In Pseudomonas fluorescens, a genomic segment contains:
- a CDS encoding sugar-binding transcriptional regulator, producing the protein MSDSTQRIASDIDQMTEVAMLYYLENVTQEAIAKRLDLSRAKVSRLLKRARDEGIVEVRVLQHPAMNSELERALVERFKLDRALIAVDHSDPDTQRSAVASLVANYLNKTLSDGMIVAVGMGRNVGAVADNVFLPVTRNCTFVCAIGGSLKAGEYMNPDHICRRLALRFGGESESLYAPALVANPELRGVLINNDTVRSTLDRARRADIALIGIGDMSENSNMVRMGWFSPQEIAQARLSGTVGDMMGYDFIDIHGQPAVNAIQGRVIGLTVQELFRIPDVVAIASENTKAAATLGALRSGVINTLATTVTNAHTILALDDATRKS; encoded by the coding sequence ATGAGTGACAGCACCCAGCGCATTGCCAGCGATATCGATCAGATGACCGAAGTGGCGATGCTCTATTACCTCGAGAACGTCACTCAGGAAGCGATTGCCAAGCGCCTCGACCTGTCCCGCGCAAAAGTCAGTCGCTTGCTCAAGCGCGCGCGGGATGAAGGGATTGTCGAGGTGCGCGTGTTGCAGCACCCGGCGATGAACAGCGAGCTGGAGCGAGCGCTGGTGGAACGCTTCAAGCTCGACCGGGCCTTGATCGCCGTCGACCACAGCGACCCCGACACCCAGCGCTCGGCGGTTGCCAGCCTGGTGGCCAATTACCTGAACAAAACCCTGAGCGACGGCATGATCGTCGCCGTGGGCATGGGGCGCAACGTGGGAGCGGTGGCCGATAATGTATTTTTACCGGTGACGCGCAATTGCACATTTGTCTGCGCCATCGGCGGTTCGCTCAAGGCTGGCGAATATATGAACCCGGACCATATCTGCCGGCGCCTGGCCCTGCGCTTTGGCGGCGAGAGTGAAAGTCTGTATGCCCCGGCCCTGGTGGCCAACCCGGAACTGCGCGGCGTGCTGATCAATAACGACACGGTGCGCTCGACCTTGGATCGAGCGCGGCGGGCCGATATTGCATTGATTGGCATCGGCGATATGAGCGAAAACAGCAATATGGTGCGCATGGGCTGGTTCTCGCCCCAGGAGATCGCGCAGGCGCGGTTGTCCGGTACGGTGGGCGACATGATGGGCTATGACTTTATCGATATTCATGGCCAGCCGGCGGTCAACGCCATTCAAGGGCGAGTGATCGGGTTGACGGTGCAGGAGTTGTTCCGGATTCCGGATGTGGTCGCGATCGCGAGTGAGAACACCAAGGCGGCGGCGACGCTGGGCGCGTTGCGGTCGGGGGTGATCAATACGTTGGCGACTACGGTGACGAATGCCCACACCATCCTGGCGTTGGATGATGCGACCAGAAAGTCCTGA
- a CDS encoding TerC family protein → MEWLADPTAWLGLLTLIVLELVLGIDNLVFIAILADKLPPEQRDRARLIGLSLALLMRLGLLASISWLVTLTQPLFEVFDKSFSGRDLIMLFGGVFLLFKATMELHERLEGHVAQRTGNVAYAMFWPIVAQIVVLDAVFSLDAVITAVGMVDELAVMMIAVIISIGLMIVASKPLTRFVNAHPTVIMLCLGFLMMIGFALTAEGLGFHIPKGYLYAAIGFSILIEVFNQIARARRKKSAQGALPVRERTAHAVMRLLGGRSLAVEEVGEDVADLLGEPDASQGPLFDRRERVMISGVLQLAERPIRTLMTPRAKVDFIDLADDPDTIRLKLMHSSYSRLPLIRDGAVDEPLGFVHKKELLKEYLAGNEPNLEHLARRAINLLESFSILNALEQMRQESTHIAFVINEFGDFMGVLSMTDILESIAGELPDASEIEGPDIVAQGDGFCVNGALNLNQIRQRTGFNAAATEDYQTLAGLVMSLLDRLPMVGDSLEHAGWRLTVATVEERRVTQVLLRPCDGHSA, encoded by the coding sequence ATGGAATGGTTAGCGGATCCAACGGCCTGGCTCGGCCTGTTGACCTTGATTGTGCTGGAACTGGTGCTGGGCATCGACAACCTGGTGTTTATCGCGATCCTGGCGGACAAGCTGCCGCCGGAGCAGCGCGACCGTGCGCGGTTGATCGGTTTGTCCTTGGCGCTACTGATGCGCCTGGGCTTGCTGGCGAGTATTTCCTGGCTGGTGACGCTCACCCAGCCGCTGTTTGAGGTGTTCGACAAGAGCTTCTCCGGGCGTGACCTGATCATGCTGTTTGGTGGTGTGTTCCTGTTGTTCAAGGCCACCATGGAATTGCATGAGCGCCTGGAAGGGCATGTGGCGCAGCGCACGGGGAATGTGGCCTATGCGATGTTCTGGCCGATCGTGGCGCAGATCGTCGTCCTCGACGCGGTGTTCTCCCTCGACGCGGTGATCACTGCAGTCGGCATGGTGGATGAGCTGGCGGTGATGATGATCGCGGTGATCATTTCCATCGGCTTGATGATCGTCGCGAGCAAACCGTTGACCCGTTTCGTCAACGCGCACCCGACGGTGATCATGCTGTGCCTGGGCTTTTTGATGATGATCGGTTTCGCCCTGACCGCCGAAGGCCTGGGCTTCCACATTCCCAAAGGCTACCTGTACGCGGCCATTGGTTTTTCGATCCTGATCGAGGTGTTCAACCAGATTGCCCGGGCCCGGCGCAAGAAGTCGGCGCAGGGTGCGTTGCCGGTGCGTGAGCGTACGGCCCATGCGGTGATGCGCTTGCTGGGCGGGCGCAGCCTGGCGGTGGAGGAGGTGGGCGAAGACGTGGCTGACCTGCTGGGCGAACCGGATGCCAGCCAAGGCCCGTTGTTTGATCGGCGCGAGCGCGTGATGATCAGTGGTGTGCTGCAGTTGGCCGAACGGCCGATCCGCACCTTGATGACGCCGCGGGCCAAGGTCGACTTTATCGACTTGGCGGATGATCCCGACACGATTCGCCTGAAATTGATGCATTCGTCCTATTCGCGGCTGCCGTTGATCCGCGACGGTGCCGTTGATGAGCCCTTAGGCTTTGTGCACAAGAAGGAATTGCTCAAGGAATACCTGGCCGGCAACGAGCCGAATCTGGAGCACCTGGCTCGCCGGGCGATCAACCTGCTGGAGAGCTTTTCGATCCTCAACGCCCTGGAGCAGATGCGTCAGGAGTCGACCCACATCGCCTTCGTGATCAACGAATTTGGTGACTTCATGGGGGTGCTGAGCATGACCGACATCCTCGAATCCATCGCCGGTGAATTGCCGGACGCGAGTGAAATCGAGGGGCCGGACATCGTCGCGCAGGGGGATGGCTTCTGCGTCAACGGTGCTTTGAACCTCAACCAGATTCGTCAGCGCACCGGCTTCAATGCTGCGGCGACCGAGGATTACCAGACCCTGGCCGGTCTGGTAATGAGTCTGCTCGACCGCCTGCCGATGGTGGGCGATAGCCTGGAGCATGCGGGCTGGCGCCTGACGGTGGCGACGGTGGAGGAGCGGCGGGTGACGCAGGTGCTCTTGCGCCCTTGCGACGGGCATAGCGCTTGA
- a CDS encoding transporter substrate-binding domain-containing protein, with translation MHHRPSVFKACVFLFAASASLAGLVQAADSKLDNVLKRGHLIVGTGSTNAPWHFQGADGKLQGFDIDIGRIVAKGLFNDPSKVEFVVQSSDARIPNLLTDKVDMSCQFITVTASRAQQVAFTLPYYREGVGLLLPNNSKYKEIEDLQAAGDGVTVAVLQNVYAEELVHQALPKAKVDQYDSVDLMYQAVNSGRADAAATDQSSVKYLMVQNPGRYRSPAYAWSPQTYACAVKRGDQDWLNFVNTALHEAMTGVEFPTYKASFKQWFGVDLPEPAIGFPVEFK, from the coding sequence ATGCATCACCGACCTTCCGTGTTTAAAGCGTGTGTTTTTCTTTTCGCCGCATCGGCATCCCTCGCAGGCCTCGTGCAGGCGGCGGACAGCAAGCTCGATAACGTGCTCAAGCGTGGGCACCTGATCGTGGGTACAGGCAGTACCAATGCGCCGTGGCACTTCCAGGGAGCGGATGGCAAGTTGCAGGGGTTTGATATTGATATTGGCCGCATCGTGGCCAAGGGGCTGTTCAACGACCCGAGCAAGGTCGAGTTTGTGGTGCAGTCGTCCGACGCCCGGATTCCCAACCTGCTGACCGACAAGGTCGACATGAGTTGCCAGTTCATTACCGTCACCGCCAGCCGCGCGCAGCAAGTGGCCTTTACCTTGCCGTACTACCGCGAAGGCGTGGGCCTGCTGCTGCCCAACAACAGCAAGTACAAGGAAATCGAAGACCTGCAAGCCGCCGGCGATGGCGTCACCGTGGCGGTGTTGCAAAACGTCTACGCCGAAGAACTGGTGCACCAGGCACTGCCCAAGGCCAAGGTCGACCAGTACGACAGCGTCGACCTGATGTACCAGGCCGTGAACTCCGGTCGCGCCGATGCCGCCGCCACCGACCAGTCTTCGGTCAAATACCTGATGGTGCAGAACCCTGGCCGCTATCGCAGCCCGGCCTATGCCTGGAGCCCGCAGACCTATGCGTGCGCGGTCAAGCGTGGCGACCAGGACTGGCTGAACTTCGTCAACACCGCGCTGCATGAAGCCATGACCGGTGTGGAGTTCCCCACCTACAAGGCTTCGTTCAAGCAGTGGTTCGGTGTGGACCTGCCAGAACCTGCCATTGGTTTCCCCGTCGAGTTCAAGTGA
- a CDS encoding amino acid ABC transporter permease, protein MNYQLNFAAVWRDFDTLLAGLWLGLELALLSIAIGCVIGLLMAFAMLSRHRALRILASVYVTVVRNTPILVLILLIYFALPSLGIRLDKIPSFIITLSLYAGAYLTEVFRAGLLNIPKGLREAGLAIGLGEWRIRAYITVPVMLRNVLPALSNNFISLFKDTSLAAAIAVPELTYYARKINVESYRVIETWLVTTALYVAACYLIAMLLRYLEQRLAIRR, encoded by the coding sequence ATGAACTATCAGTTGAACTTTGCCGCCGTGTGGCGTGATTTCGACACCTTGCTCGCGGGGTTGTGGCTGGGCCTTGAGCTGGCACTGCTGTCGATCGCCATCGGCTGCGTGATCGGCCTGTTGATGGCGTTTGCCATGCTGTCCAGGCACCGGGCGTTGCGTATCCTCGCCTCGGTGTACGTGACGGTAGTACGCAACACGCCGATCCTGGTGCTGATCCTGTTGATCTACTTCGCCTTGCCCAGCCTGGGCATCCGCTTGGACAAGATCCCCTCGTTCATCATTACCTTGTCGCTGTACGCCGGTGCTTACCTGACCGAAGTGTTCCGTGCCGGGTTGTTGAATATTCCCAAGGGGTTGCGTGAAGCCGGGCTGGCGATTGGCCTGGGCGAGTGGCGAATCCGTGCCTACATCACCGTGCCAGTGATGCTGCGCAACGTGCTGCCCGCGCTGTCCAACAACTTTATCTCGCTGTTCAAGGACACCTCCCTGGCGGCCGCGATCGCGGTGCCGGAGCTGACCTATTACGCCCGCAAGATCAACGTCGAAAGCTACCGGGTGATTGAAACCTGGCTGGTCACGACCGCGCTCTATGTGGCTGCCTGTTACCTCATTGCCATGCTGCTCCGTTACCTGGAACAGCGTCTGGCGATCCGTCGTTAA
- a CDS encoding amino acid ABC transporter permease: MYESPSWLHELWIARDTLWAGFQTSVYVSALAIIFGTLIGIVAGLILTYGKFWMRAPFRVYVDLIRGTPVFVLVLACFYMLPALGWQITAFQAGAVGLTLFCGSHVSEIVRGALQAIPRGQLEAGKAIGLTFYQSLGYVLLPQALRQILPTWVNSSTEIVKASTLLSVIGVAELLLSTQQVIARTFMTLEFYLFAGFMFFVINYAIELFGRYIEKRVALP; this comes from the coding sequence ATGTACGAATCCCCCAGCTGGTTGCATGAGTTGTGGATCGCCCGGGACACCCTCTGGGCGGGTTTCCAGACCAGTGTGTACGTGTCGGCGCTGGCAATTATCTTCGGCACCCTGATCGGCATCGTCGCCGGGTTGATCCTGACCTACGGCAAATTCTGGATGCGGGCGCCGTTTCGCGTGTATGTCGACTTGATCCGTGGCACGCCGGTGTTTGTGCTGGTGCTGGCGTGTTTCTACATGCTGCCGGCGCTCGGCTGGCAAATCACCGCGTTCCAGGCCGGTGCCGTCGGGTTGACGCTGTTCTGCGGTTCCCACGTCTCGGAAATCGTGCGCGGCGCGCTGCAAGCCATTCCCCGTGGGCAACTGGAAGCGGGCAAGGCGATTGGCCTGACGTTCTACCAGTCCCTGGGCTACGTGCTGTTGCCCCAGGCGCTGCGGCAGATCCTGCCGACCTGGGTCAATTCCTCCACGGAAATCGTCAAGGCCTCGACCCTGTTGTCGGTGATCGGCGTGGCCGAACTGCTGTTGAGTACCCAGCAGGTGATCGCGCGCACCTTCATGACCCTGGAGTTCTACCTGTTCGCAGGCTTTATGTTCTTTGTCATCAACTACGCCATCGAGTTATTCGGGCGCTACATTGAAAAGCGGGTGGCCTTGCCATGA
- a CDS encoding amino acid ABC transporter ATP-binding protein yields the protein MNQPQTTEPLLNIRGLRKQYGQVEVLKGVDLSMQRGNVVTLIGSSGSGKTTLLRCVNLLEEFQGGQITLDGESIGYSEIAGKRVRHPERVIAQHRAMTGMAFQQFNLFPHLTALQNVTLGLLKVKKMGKDEAVALAEKWLDRVGLLERRNHFPGQLSGGQQQRVAIARAIAMNPSLMLFDEVTSALDPELVGEVLSVIKGLAEEGMTMLLVTHEMRFAYEVSDKIVFMNQGRIEEQGSAKDIFERPQSPRLAEFLKNIRF from the coding sequence ATGAACCAACCTCAAACAACCGAACCGCTGCTGAACATTCGCGGCCTGCGTAAACAATACGGGCAGGTCGAAGTGCTCAAGGGCGTCGACCTGTCCATGCAGCGCGGCAACGTGGTGACGTTGATCGGCTCCAGCGGCTCGGGCAAGACCACGTTGTTGCGTTGCGTCAACCTGCTGGAAGAATTCCAGGGCGGGCAGATTACCCTCGACGGTGAGTCCATCGGCTACAGCGAAATCGCCGGCAAGCGTGTGCGTCACCCGGAACGGGTGATTGCCCAGCACCGCGCGATGACCGGCATGGCGTTCCAGCAGTTCAACCTGTTCCCGCACCTGACCGCGTTGCAGAACGTCACCCTTGGCCTGCTCAAGGTCAAGAAGATGGGTAAGGACGAAGCGGTGGCCCTGGCCGAAAAATGGCTGGATCGCGTTGGCTTGCTGGAACGCCGCAATCACTTTCCCGGTCAGCTCTCAGGCGGCCAGCAGCAGCGTGTGGCGATCGCCCGCGCGATTGCGATGAACCCGAGCCTGATGCTGTTCGACGAAGTCACTTCGGCCCTCGACCCGGAATTGGTGGGCGAGGTGCTGAGTGTGATCAAGGGCCTGGCGGAGGAGGGCATGACCATGTTGCTGGTCACCCACGAAATGCGCTTTGCCTATGAGGTGTCGGACAAGATCGTCTTCATGAACCAGGGGCGTATTGAAGAGCAGGGCTCGGCGAAGGACATCTTCGAACGGCCGCAATCGCCGCGCCTGGCGGAATTTCTGAAAAACATTCGTTTTTAA
- a CDS encoding RidA family protein gives MSITRYGAGSTAGGGQPRPFARAVEADGWLYVSGQVPAVDGEIITGGIIEQTRQTMRNVVAILEEAGYELKDVVRVGVWLEDPRDFWSFNKVFGEYFTPEHAPARACVQANMMVDCKVEIDCVAYKKKG, from the coding sequence ATGAGCATTACTCGTTACGGCGCCGGCAGCACCGCCGGCGGTGGTCAGCCGCGTCCTTTCGCCCGCGCGGTGGAAGCGGACGGCTGGCTCTACGTCTCGGGCCAGGTGCCAGCGGTGGACGGTGAAATCATCACGGGCGGGATCATCGAGCAAACCCGGCAGACCATGCGCAACGTGGTGGCGATCCTTGAAGAAGCCGGCTACGAATTGAAAGACGTGGTACGGGTGGGCGTGTGGCTGGAAGACCCCCGGGACTTCTGGAGTTTCAACAAAGTGTTCGGCGAATACTTCACCCCCGAACACGCCCCGGCGCGGGCCTGTGTGCAGGCCAACATGATGGTTGATTGCAAGGTCGAGATTGATTGCGTGGCCTACAAGAAAAAAGGCTAA
- the uvrA gene encoding excinuclease ABC subunit UvrA has protein sequence MTSQRTLPPLTAQRPGFVRVRGAREHNLRNVDVDIPRDALVVFTGVSGSGKSSLAFSTVYAEAQRRYFESVAPYARRLIDQVGVPDVDSIEGLPPAVALQQQRGTPSARSSVGSVTTLSSLIRMLYSRAGHYPPGQAMLYAEDFSPNLLQGACPQCHGLGRVYEVTEALMVPDPSLTIRQRAVASWPLAWQGQNLRDILVTLGYDVDIPWRDLPKKQRDWILFTEETPTVPVYAGFTPEQTRDALKRKLEPSYQGTFSGARRYILHTFTHTQSALMKKRVAQFMQGSACPLCAGKRLTQAALSVKFAGVDIGELSQLSLVQLAELLRPVAAGQDTMKLSVEKRLAAQRIAQDLLERVSTLIELGLGYLSLERSTPTLSSGELQRLRLATQLGSQLFGVIYVLDEPSAGLHPADGEALFTALERLKAAGNSLFVVEHDLETMRRADWLIDVGPAAGEHGGQVLYSGPPAGLAAVEASQTREYLFAERRPSTASQRPPQGWLQLEGVTRNNLNDLSVAFPLGCFTAVTGVSGSGKSSLVSQALLELVGSGLGRVPDNDEERSLEDDAPQTSGGHISAGLEHLRRLVQVDQKPIGRTPRSNLATYTGLFDNVRKLFAATPAAKKRHYDAGQFSFNVAKGRCAHCEGEGFVSVELLFMPSVYAPCPTCHGARYNPETLAIQWQGLNIAQVLGLTVEQAVDVFAEQPGVLRSLHVLRDIGLGYLRLGQPATELSGGEAQRIKLATELQRNARGATLYVLDEPTTGLHPRDVDRLLSQLNQLVDAGHTVVVVEHEMRVVAQSDWVIDIGPGAGDMGGKVVASGAPQKVARSKKSRTAPFLAKELP, from the coding sequence ATGACTTCACAGCGCACCCTCCCTCCGCTCACTGCTCAACGGCCCGGGTTTGTCCGGGTTCGCGGCGCCCGCGAACATAACCTGCGCAATGTCGATGTGGACATTCCACGGGATGCCCTGGTGGTGTTTACCGGGGTGTCGGGTTCGGGCAAGTCGTCGCTGGCCTTTTCCACGGTGTACGCCGAGGCCCAGCGCCGCTATTTCGAGTCGGTGGCGCCCTATGCACGGCGCCTGATCGACCAGGTCGGCGTACCCGATGTGGACTCCATCGAAGGCTTGCCTCCGGCTGTGGCCCTGCAACAGCAGCGCGGTACGCCGAGTGCGCGTTCGTCGGTGGGCAGCGTGACGACCTTGTCCAGCCTGATCCGCATGCTGTATTCCCGCGCCGGCCACTATCCGCCGGGCCAGGCGATGCTGTATGCCGAAGACTTTTCGCCGAACCTGCTCCAGGGCGCCTGTCCGCAATGCCATGGCCTGGGCCGTGTGTATGAAGTGACCGAGGCGCTGATGGTGCCCGATCCGTCGCTGACCATTCGCCAGCGCGCCGTGGCGTCCTGGCCGCTGGCATGGCAAGGCCAGAACCTGCGCGACATCCTGGTGACCCTGGGTTATGACGTCGACATTCCCTGGCGCGACCTGCCGAAAAAGCAGCGCGACTGGATTTTGTTCACCGAAGAAACCCCGACCGTGCCGGTGTATGCCGGCTTCACCCCGGAGCAGACGCGCGACGCGCTCAAACGCAAGCTGGAGCCGAGTTACCAAGGCACTTTCAGTGGTGCGCGGCGCTATATCCTGCACACCTTCACCCACACCCAAAGCGCGCTGATGAAAAAGCGCGTCGCGCAATTTATGCAAGGCAGTGCCTGCCCGTTGTGCGCTGGCAAGCGGCTGACCCAGGCAGCGTTGTCGGTAAAGTTTGCCGGGGTGGATATCGGTGAGTTGTCGCAACTGTCGCTGGTACAACTGGCCGAGCTGCTGCGGCCGGTGGCGGCGGGGCAGGACACAATGAAGCTGTCGGTGGAAAAGCGCCTGGCTGCCCAGCGCATTGCCCAGGACCTGTTGGAGCGGGTCAGCACCTTGATCGAACTGGGCCTGGGGTATCTGTCCCTGGAGCGCAGCACGCCGACCTTGTCGTCCGGGGAGTTGCAGCGCTTACGCCTGGCGACCCAATTGGGCTCACAGTTGTTTGGTGTGATCTATGTGTTGGATGAGCCGTCGGCCGGGCTGCATCCCGCGGACGGTGAGGCGTTGTTCACCGCGCTTGAACGTTTGAAAGCGGCGGGCAACTCATTGTTTGTGGTGGAGCATGACCTGGAAACCATGCGCCGCGCTGACTGGCTGATCGACGTCGGCCCGGCGGCGGGTGAGCATGGCGGGCAAGTGTTGTACAGCGGGCCACCCGCCGGCTTGGCGGCGGTCGAGGCGTCGCAGACCCGCGAGTACCTGTTTGCCGAGCGACGCCCGTCGACGGCGTCGCAACGTCCACCCCAGGGTTGGTTGCAGCTCGAAGGCGTGACGCGCAATAACCTCAATGACTTGAGCGTGGCGTTCCCACTGGGCTGCTTCACGGCGGTGACCGGTGTTTCTGGCTCGGGCAAGTCCAGCCTGGTCAGCCAGGCGTTGCTTGAACTGGTCGGCAGCGGCCTGGGCCGCGTGCCGGACAATGACGAGGAACGCAGCCTGGAAGATGACGCGCCGCAAACCAGTGGCGGGCATATCAGCGCCGGGCTGGAACACCTGCGCCGTCTGGTGCAGGTTGACCAGAAGCCCATCGGCCGTACCCCGCGTTCCAACCTGGCGACCTACACCGGGCTGTTCGACAACGTGCGCAAACTGTTCGCCGCCACGCCGGCGGCAAAGAAGCGCCATTACGATGCCGGGCAGTTCTCGTTCAACGTCGCCAAGGGCCGCTGCGCGCATTGCGAGGGCGAAGGGTTTGTCAGCGTTGAATTACTGTTCATGCCCAGCGTGTATGCCCCCTGCCCGACGTGCCATGGCGCGCGCTACAACCCCGAAACCCTGGCGATCCAATGGCAAGGCCTGAACATTGCGCAAGTGCTGGGGCTGACCGTGGAGCAGGCGGTGGACGTGTTTGCCGAACAACCGGGCGTCCTGCGTTCGCTGCACGTACTGCGTGATATCGGCCTGGGTTACTTGCGCCTGGGCCAACCGGCGACCGAACTGTCGGGCGGTGAAGCGCAACGCATCAAGCTCGCCACTGAACTGCAACGCAATGCCCGTGGCGCCACCCTGTATGTGCTGGATGAGCCGACCACCGGCTTGCATCCACGGGATGTCGACCGCTTGCTCAGCCAGCTCAATCAGTTGGTGGACGCCGGGCATACGGTGGTTGTGGTGGAGCATGAAATGCGCGTGGTGGCCCAGAGTGACTGGGTGATCGATATCGGGCCGGGGGCAGGGGACATGGGTGGCAAGGTAGTCGCCAGCGGCGCACCGCAGAAGGTGGCCAGGAGCAAGAAGAGCCGCACCGCGCCGTTCCTTGCCAAAGAACTGCCCTGA
- a CDS encoding ATP-binding protein, whose product MPFLSNTHGCEGWGGEMAQRIRAFDWSHTDLGPLDRWSTSLACTVQMMLASPVPMVMLWGPAGYMIYNDSYSVFAGGRHPYLLGTPVELGWPEVADFNRHVVDTCLAGGTLSYHNKELVLLRNGQPENVWLDLYYSPVAGDDQQPAGVLAIVVETTAHVISERLRQELTHNLEQRVAAEVQARSVAEEQLRQSQKLEAIGGLTGGVAHDFNNLLQVIAGNLHLLARHEPENPQVQRRVNAAIAAVERGAKLSSQLLAFARRQPLSPAVYNPQRIYAGLGELLQRALGETIHVDVQLPQDSWCIHVDRNQLENALLNLAINARDAMKGEGVIRITGENIILNPKDCVGKSLQPGEYVRLAVTDIGVGMPASILSRVFEPFFTTKRDGHGTGLGLSMVFGFVRQSGGHVEVWSEEGKGTVVQMYFPRSLDEECQEIEPEPVSHAAGQETILVVEDNEGVRLTVVELLEQAGYTVLTAEDGDRAMQRLLDGMRPDLIFTDVVMPGRVKSTDLADWARAQQPPVAVLFTSGHTRDILSTNHLLSADIHLLSKPYSPEALTQRLRSVLTARVAQTD is encoded by the coding sequence ATGCCTTTTTTATCCAACACCCACGGCTGTGAAGGCTGGGGCGGTGAAATGGCCCAGCGAATCCGTGCCTTCGACTGGTCGCACACCGACCTGGGCCCGCTGGATCGCTGGTCCACCAGCCTGGCCTGCACCGTGCAGATGATGCTGGCGTCGCCCGTGCCCATGGTGATGCTGTGGGGGCCGGCCGGCTACATGATCTACAACGACAGCTATTCCGTGTTTGCCGGTGGCCGTCATCCGTATTTGCTGGGCACGCCGGTGGAGCTGGGCTGGCCGGAAGTCGCCGACTTCAATCGGCATGTCGTGGACACTTGCCTGGCGGGTGGCACTTTGTCCTATCACAACAAGGAGCTGGTGTTGCTGCGCAACGGCCAGCCGGAAAACGTATGGCTGGACCTGTATTACAGCCCGGTCGCCGGAGATGACCAGCAGCCGGCCGGGGTCTTGGCGATCGTGGTGGAGACCACCGCCCATGTGATTTCCGAGCGCTTGCGCCAGGAGCTGACCCACAACCTGGAGCAGCGCGTTGCCGCCGAAGTGCAGGCGCGCTCCGTCGCCGAAGAGCAACTGCGCCAGTCGCAAAAACTCGAAGCCATTGGCGGCCTGACCGGTGGCGTGGCCCACGACTTCAATAACCTGCTGCAAGTGATCGCCGGCAATTTGCACCTGTTGGCCCGCCATGAGCCGGAAAACCCCCAGGTGCAGCGACGTGTCAACGCTGCCATTGCGGCGGTGGAGCGCGGTGCCAAGCTGTCCTCGCAATTGCTCGCGTTTGCGCGTCGCCAACCGCTGTCACCGGCGGTCTACAACCCGCAGCGCATCTACGCCGGTCTGGGCGAATTGTTGCAACGTGCATTGGGTGAAACCATCCATGTCGATGTGCAACTGCCCCAGGATTCCTGGTGCATCCACGTCGACCGCAACCAACTGGAAAACGCACTGCTGAACCTGGCGATCAATGCCCGGGATGCCATGAAAGGCGAGGGCGTGATTCGCATCACCGGCGAAAATATCATCCTCAACCCCAAGGATTGCGTCGGTAAAAGCCTGCAGCCCGGCGAGTATGTGCGCCTGGCGGTCACGGATATCGGCGTGGGTATGCCGGCGTCGATTCTGTCGCGGGTGTTCGAGCCGTTCTTTACCACCAAGCGCGATGGCCACGGTACGGGCCTGGGCCTGAGCATGGTGTTCGGGTTTGTCCGGCAAAGTGGCGGCCATGTCGAGGTGTGGAGCGAGGAAGGCAAGGGCACCGTGGTGCAAATGTATTTCCCGCGCAGCTTGGACGAGGAGTGCCAGGAGATCGAACCCGAGCCGGTATCCCATGCCGCAGGCCAAGAGACCATTCTGGTGGTGGAGGACAACGAGGGCGTGCGATTGACCGTCGTGGAGCTGCTGGAGCAGGCTGGCTATACCGTGCTGACCGCTGAAGACGGCGACCGGGCGATGCAGAGGCTGTTGGACGGAATGCGCCCCGATCTTATTTTTACCGACGTGGTGATGCCCGGCCGCGTCAAGAGTACCGACCTGGCCGACTGGGCCCGCGCCCAGCAGCCGCCGGTGGCGGTGCTGTTCACCTCGGGGCATACCCGCGACATTCTCTCCACCAACCACCTGCTCAGTGCCGACATTCATCTGCTGAGCAAACCCTACAGCCCCGAAGCCCTGACGCAACGGTTGCGCAGCGTGCTTACCGCCCGTGTGGCTCAGACCGATTGA